One Clostridium sp. CM027 genomic window carries:
- a CDS encoding acyl-CoA dehydratase activase, translated as MYYMGVDVGSVSTNIVLLDNTLKVIEKLYLRTKGKPIKAIQDGLKILSEKYDSKQISSVGTTGSGRHMASFLIGADIVKNEITAHAVAALEIDKDVSTILEIGGQDSKIILLKNGIVTDFAMNTVCAAGTGSFIDRQAERLEIPIEDFGEYALKSKSPVRIAGRCAVFAESDMIHKQQLGYNEDDIIGGLCEAMVRNYLSNVGKGKQIRSKIFFQGGVAANIGIKVAFEKALGTEIHVPEHYDVMGAIGAAVLANEAVMKTGKTNFKGFEVAFNDFAPRNIECNGCGNNCEVIEIKDGEKTVGCFGDRCGKWSSKMVI; from the coding sequence ATGTACTATATGGGAGTTGATGTGGGATCTGTAAGTACTAATATTGTACTATTAGATAATACATTAAAAGTTATTGAAAAATTATATTTAAGAACAAAAGGTAAACCTATAAAAGCAATCCAAGATGGACTTAAAATTCTAAGTGAAAAATACGATAGTAAGCAAATAAGCTCAGTTGGAACTACAGGTAGCGGAAGACATATGGCTTCTTTTTTAATAGGCGCTGACATAGTAAAAAATGAAATTACTGCTCATGCAGTGGCAGCACTCGAAATTGATAAAGATGTAAGTACTATATTAGAAATTGGAGGTCAAGATTCAAAGATAATACTATTAAAAAATGGCATAGTGACAGATTTTGCAATGAATACGGTTTGCGCAGCAGGCACAGGTTCTTTTATTGATAGGCAGGCGGAAAGGCTAGAGATACCTATTGAAGATTTTGGAGAGTATGCATTAAAGTCAAAATCACCTGTAAGAATAGCTGGGAGATGTGCTGTTTTTGCGGAATCTGACATGATACATAAGCAACAGCTTGGATATAATGAGGACGATATAATAGGAGGTCTTTGTGAGGCAATGGTTAGGAATTATCTAAGCAATGTAGGGAAAGGAAAACAAATTCGATCAAAAATATTTTTTCAAGGTGGAGTTGCAGCGAATATAGGCATTAAAGTAGCTTTTGAAAAAGCCTTAGGCACTGAGATTCATGTTCCAGAGCACTACGATGTAATGGGTGCTATTGGAGCGGCAGTACTTGCAAATGAAGCAGTTATGAAGACAGGAAAAACAAATTTCAAAGGGTTTGAAGTAGCTTTCAATGATTTTGCCCCTCGAAATATAGAGTGCAATGGTTGTGGTAACAATTGTGAAGTAATTGAAATAAAAGATGGTGAAAAAACTGTAGGCTGTTTTGGAGATAGGTGTGGTAAATGGAGCAGTAAGATGGTTATATGA
- a CDS encoding DeoR/GlpR family DNA-binding transcription regulator — MFTEERLEQILSILNETGRIKVKELSERFNVSEGMIRKDLQRLEKSEALQRTYGGAILNRKISKNSSITTRMNVNLNSKELISQKAFSLIENGDVIFLDTSSINFLLAKLISNSTKNLTLITNMSLIPPLFNDNETVKLICIGGVYNNKSGGVFGSEATKSISKYTFNKGFVGSSGINLITNSVGTVTLEDGNVKEIIVSNSKEVFLLVEKEKFNVDGTYKFATLDDIDVIITSSDLTDEIREKLSKSTIKLI; from the coding sequence ATGTTTACTGAAGAAAGACTAGAACAAATCTTAAGTATACTTAATGAAACCGGTAGAATAAAAGTTAAAGAACTAAGTGAACGATTTAATGTTTCAGAAGGTATGATAAGAAAGGATCTACAAAGACTAGAAAAATCTGAGGCCCTTCAAAGGACCTATGGTGGAGCTATCCTAAATAGAAAGATTTCTAAAAACAGCTCTATAACTACTAGAATGAACGTAAACTTAAATAGCAAAGAGTTAATATCTCAAAAAGCTTTTTCCCTTATAGAGAATGGAGATGTGATTTTTTTAGATACCTCAAGTATCAACTTTTTGTTAGCTAAATTAATATCTAATAGTACTAAAAATTTAACTTTAATAACCAATATGTCACTAATACCACCCCTTTTTAATGATAATGAAACCGTTAAGCTAATATGTATAGGTGGAGTATATAATAATAAATCTGGTGGGGTTTTTGGTTCAGAGGCAACTAAGAGTATATCTAAATATACCTTTAATAAAGGTTTTGTGGGGAGTTCTGGAATAAACTTAATTACAAATAGCGTAGGTACTGTTACATTAGAAGATGGTAATGTTAAAGAAATTATAGTCTCTAATAGTAAAGAAGTATTTTTACTTGTAGAAAAAGAAAAATTTAATGTTGATGGCACCTATAAATTTGCTACTTTAGATGATATAGATGTTATAATTACGAGTTCGGACCTTACTGATGAGATTAGAGAAAAACTGTCTAAATCAACTATAAAATTAATTTAG
- a CDS encoding S41 family peptidase gives MKKVFVSVSILLIIIAIIFKFDIPNKIYAKKFLNIDIEKAKSIKNNIPKDILESIVESRDATSERNQSIRTINDFKKEFLYKYENLKNVPDYIEVDESKRGISVEGKKAVEDVEYIFKELKYGYAGYKYFGGDEKFLKAKENILIEFKKLQKKNGRIECNELEKVMCENLDFIQDGHFSIGGGRTCKESIMYTTEKYEVIKKDNSYFLKLNNDMKGIVTINKEEPEKYIKPSIDENGNIVYRLCRLYKSNEDMLSICLKFKDGNKDNNISINLENTSKNHVHKGSNNSYKYEEVYKIPVIDLNSFEPSEKLEKFVEDGKKISKKDLVIIDLRGNYGGNEIYAFDWIKNFTNQEYKSPGFSSTLLTKNSKDALLYNGKKMVGPKDYPKFEQQLNDMYKNKKSYLKYIGWSEVGHDDSTHINNEKIIFVLMDKNTASAGESFVKALKSCSNTFFIGTNTSGMSNIGDVGYYVLPNSKIDIFFGNTLFVDNDLEWRDGLGVLPDFWVNSKDEEYRLLKFIKNYSEGSIKKDVQK, from the coding sequence ATGAAAAAAGTTTTTGTAAGCGTAAGCATACTATTAATTATTATTGCTATAATTTTTAAGTTTGATATACCTAATAAGATATATGCAAAAAAATTCTTAAACATTGATATTGAGAAAGCTAAGAGCATAAAAAATAATATTCCGAAAGATATTTTGGAGAGTATTGTTGAAAGCAGGGATGCAACGAGTGAAAGAAATCAAAGCATAAGGACAATTAATGACTTCAAAAAAGAGTTTCTTTATAAATATGAAAACTTAAAAAATGTACCGGATTATATAGAAGTAGATGAATCAAAAAGAGGGATTTCAGTGGAGGGAAAAAAGGCTGTAGAAGATGTAGAATATATCTTTAAAGAATTAAAATATGGATATGCTGGTTATAAATATTTTGGAGGAGATGAAAAGTTTCTAAAAGCAAAAGAAAATATCTTAATAGAATTTAAGAAGTTGCAGAAAAAGAATGGCAGAATTGAATGTAACGAATTAGAAAAAGTTATGTGTGAGAATTTAGATTTTATTCAAGATGGGCATTTTTCTATAGGGGGTGGCAGAACATGTAAGGAGTCTATTATGTACACTACTGAAAAATACGAAGTTATAAAAAAGGATAACTCTTATTTTTTGAAATTGAATAACGATATGAAAGGTATTGTTACTATAAATAAAGAGGAGCCTGAAAAATACATTAAGCCTTCTATAGATGAAAATGGAAATATTGTATATAGATTATGTAGATTATATAAGAGTAATGAAGATATGTTATCAATTTGTCTAAAATTTAAAGATGGTAATAAGGACAATAATATAAGTATTAACTTAGAGAATACATCAAAAAATCACGTGCATAAAGGAAGTAATAATAGTTATAAATATGAAGAAGTTTATAAAATACCAGTAATTGATTTAAATTCTTTTGAGCCATCTGAAAAACTTGAAAAATTTGTGGAAGATGGTAAAAAAATATCTAAGAAAGATTTAGTTATAATTGACTTAAGAGGGAATTACGGTGGGAATGAAATATATGCTTTCGATTGGATTAAAAATTTTACAAATCAAGAGTACAAATCACCGGGCTTTAGTTCAACGCTACTTACTAAAAATTCAAAAGATGCATTGCTTTACAACGGTAAAAAAATGGTGGGACCAAAGGATTATCCTAAATTTGAACAGCAACTTAATGATATGTATAAAAATAAGAAAAGTTATCTTAAATATATCGGTTGGTCAGAAGTAGGACATGATGATTCAACTCATATTAATAATGAAAAGATAATTTTTGTTTTAATGGATAAGAATACAGCTTCAGCAGGTGAAAGCTTTGTAAAGGCATTAAAAAGTTGTAGTAACACATTTTTTATAGGTACAAACACAAGTGGGATGTCAAATATAGGGGATGTGGGATATTATGTTCTACCAAATTCTAAGATCGATATTTTTTTTGGAAATACTCTTTTTGTAGATAATGATTTAGAATGGAGAGATGGATTAGGAGTTTTACCTGACTTCTGGGTTAATTCTAAAGATGAGGAATATAGATTACTTAAATTCATAAAGAATTACTCAGAAGGCAGTATCAAAAAGGATGTGCAGAAATAA
- a CDS encoding BlaI/MecI/CopY family transcriptional regulator — protein sequence MCKIPKISNAEWEIMKIIWINSEISSINIIQELKDKSDWKPATVKSLINRLLNKNAIGFTKLGYEYLYFPLISEDECKKSESHSFINRVFNGSIKSMLLTFAQSEEISETDIDELKNILNQSSKREG from the coding sequence ATGTGTAAAATTCCCAAGATATCAAATGCTGAATGGGAAATAATGAAAATAATATGGATTAATTCTGAAATTTCATCAATCAATATTATACAAGAATTAAAGGATAAATCCGATTGGAAACCAGCTACAGTTAAAAGTCTGATAAACAGATTATTAAATAAAAATGCAATTGGATTTACTAAATTAGGTTATGAATATTTATATTTCCCTTTAATATCAGAAGATGAATGTAAAAAATCTGAAAGCCACTCCTTTATTAATAGGGTATTTAATGGCTCTATCAAATCTATGCTCTTAACTTTTGCCCAATCAGAAGAAATATCTGAAACAGATATAGATGAGTTAAAAAATATACTAAACCAATCAAGTAAAAGGGAAGGTTGA
- a CDS encoding M56 family metallopeptidase — MRVDFLNIFEMIVLSSLIGSIIVLMILIFKGIFRNKLNFTFHYYIWLILIIKLIIPFGPQNPLNISNLYENFHVQGTTNKATQITQINSSKELTNATLSNPISISAIHPSNKSVISKANRIPLNHKVNIEKVFCFIWILGTSLSIAILVTGYKKLKDIVGTSIKNINSTHREILNKCKKAMNIRTEVELSYSQKINSPSLCGLIKPKILIPVSVAANIGDEEFKYIIMHELTHLKNKDIFINYAITLLSIIYWFNPLLLYAFHKMRQDCEISCDGQVISYLGASENLQYGNTIIKVLELAGKSNRLIGTTSMILNSFEIKRRIIMISKYRKINFKGILLGTVVFVIIGGLGIAINTSNIISDKNIVKATTLQVKTPVITSKSTVKNTPNTASAAIIKKSTSDNTDSIVPFSADIVIYNSHADEAYPSGMKVSDVGALLSNKLVKEGFNSHFIKCDPPADYNKSYQAARALITKNVKQYSNTILIDIHSNIIENEKSNARKMVFQFTKRNPRYKANKKFVDSLLGNIKNSKEVKSEMYFYQFGISYFNEDLSNNSTVIELGNNISSDSDIEVCVNALVSALKNTQKTSSK, encoded by the coding sequence ATGCGTGTGGATTTTTTAAATATTTTTGAGATGATTGTACTTTCATCTTTAATTGGTAGCATAATTGTACTAATGATATTAATTTTCAAAGGAATATTTAGAAATAAACTAAATTTTACTTTCCACTATTATATATGGTTAATATTAATTATAAAATTAATAATTCCATTTGGGCCACAAAACCCTTTAAACATCTCTAATTTATATGAAAATTTTCATGTACAGGGTACTACAAATAAAGCTACACAAATAACACAAATTAATTCTTCAAAAGAACTTACAAATGCAACCTTAAGCAATCCAATATCAATAAGTGCGATTCACCCTTCAAATAAAAGTGTAATTAGTAAGGCTAACCGTATTCCTTTAAACCACAAAGTTAATATTGAAAAAGTGTTTTGTTTTATATGGATATTGGGCACCTCATTATCAATAGCGATATTAGTTACAGGATATAAAAAATTAAAGGATATTGTTGGAACGTCTATAAAAAATATAAACAGCACACATAGAGAAATTCTAAATAAATGCAAGAAAGCTATGAATATAAGAACTGAGGTAGAATTATCATATTCGCAAAAAATAAATAGCCCTTCTTTGTGTGGATTGATTAAACCAAAGATATTAATTCCAGTCAGTGTAGCCGCCAATATTGGTGATGAAGAATTTAAATATATTATAATGCATGAATTAACCCATTTGAAAAACAAGGATATATTTATAAATTATGCTATTACTTTATTGTCCATAATTTACTGGTTTAATCCTCTCTTGCTCTATGCTTTCCATAAAATGAGACAAGACTGTGAAATTTCCTGCGATGGTCAGGTTATTTCTTATTTAGGAGCTAGCGAAAACCTGCAATATGGAAATACAATAATAAAAGTATTGGAGCTGGCTGGCAAAAGCAATAGACTTATAGGAACTACTTCAATGATTTTAAATAGTTTTGAAATAAAAAGGAGGATTATTATGATTTCAAAGTATAGGAAGATAAATTTCAAAGGTATATTACTTGGGACGGTCGTTTTCGTTATTATAGGAGGACTCGGCATTGCAATAAACACTTCAAACATAATCTCTGATAAAAATATTGTTAAAGCTACAACATTGCAAGTAAAAACACCAGTAATAACTTCTAAAAGTACAGTTAAAAACACACCAAATACAGCCTCAGCAGCTATTATAAAAAAATCAACAAGTGATAATACTGATTCTATAGTACCATTTTCAGCTGACATAGTAATTTACAATAGTCACGCTGATGAAGCTTATCCCTCTGGAATGAAAGTATCTGATGTGGGTGCTTTATTGAGCAATAAACTTGTAAAAGAAGGTTTTAATAGCCATTTTATAAAGTGTGACCCACCGGCAGACTATAATAAATCATATCAAGCTGCACGTGCTTTAATAACAAAAAATGTCAAGCAATATTCAAATACTATTTTAATAGACATACACTCCAATATAATAGAAAATGAAAAATCTAATGCGAGAAAAATGGTATTTCAATTTACTAAAAGAAACCCGCGTTATAAAGCAAATAAAAAATTTGTTGACAGTCTATTAGGAAATATTAAAAATTCAAAAGAAGTTAAATCCGAAATGTACTTTTATCAATTTGGAATATCTTATTTCAATGAAGATTTATCTAACAATTCAACAGTTATTGAGCTTGGAAATAATATATCCAGCGACAGCGATATTGAAGTTTGTGTAAATGCACTCGTTTCAGCATTAAAGAATACTCAAAAGACTTCATCTAAATAA
- a CDS encoding stage II sporulation protein P, with protein MRRKVVKKDDSGRMFLSISTFLIIILLGLILTKSVNASNERKFQNHFYIKVVNLTLASINSPNTGKQDVNNEIKNENSTNNEGENIKTVIPFKLIENQVNKSEDPNVVSNLPGPDLKQPLNRKKPRVLIYHTHTSEAYRTSDNDTSKTNSSTDQTRNVCAVGDVIKENLEKKYGIAVIHDKTVNDKPYYPKAYKKSGVTLDKYLKVYENFDLIIDLHRDSVNDKNTVTTKIDGGNVAQFMFVIAQQDPKYAQQKKLIDSMIGISNKLYPNLLRGLEITVVNRGIGFYNQNRSGNAVLIELGSYTNTTSEAKNTGKYLSIIIAEQLNRKK; from the coding sequence ATGAGGCGTAAAGTTGTTAAAAAAGATGATAGTGGAAGAATGTTTTTAAGTATTTCCACGTTTCTCATTATTATTTTATTAGGCTTAATTTTAACTAAAAGTGTTAATGCAAGCAATGAACGAAAATTTCAAAATCACTTTTATATTAAGGTTGTTAACCTTACATTAGCTTCAATTAATTCCCCAAACACTGGAAAACAGGATGTTAATAATGAAATTAAAAATGAAAATAGCACTAACAATGAAGGCGAAAATATAAAAACAGTTATACCCTTTAAATTAATTGAAAATCAGGTAAATAAGTCTGAAGACCCAAATGTTGTTTCAAATCTCCCTGGTCCAGACTTGAAACAACCCTTAAATAGAAAAAAGCCTCGAGTCCTAATATATCATACTCATACCTCAGAAGCTTATCGGACCTCGGATAATGATACCTCTAAAACTAACAGTAGTACAGATCAAACAAGAAATGTATGTGCTGTAGGGGATGTAATAAAGGAGAACTTAGAAAAAAAATATGGAATCGCCGTTATACATGATAAAACGGTAAATGATAAGCCATATTATCCTAAAGCCTACAAGAAATCTGGTGTTACTCTAGATAAGTATTTAAAAGTATATGAAAATTTTGATTTAATTATTGATTTACATAGAGATAGTGTAAACGATAAGAATACAGTAACGACGAAAATAGACGGGGGAAATGTTGCCCAATTTATGTTTGTAATCGCACAGCAAGACCCCAAATATGCTCAACAGAAAAAATTGATAGATTCCATGATAGGAATATCAAATAAATTGTATCCTAATCTTTTAAGAGGGCTAGAAATTACTGTTGTTAATCGCGGAATTGGTTTTTATAACCAGAATAGAAGTGGTAATGCAGTATTAATTGAACTAGGCTCCTATACTAATACTACTTCGGAAGCAAAAAATACTGGTAAGTATTTATCAATAATTATTGCAGAGCAATTAAATCGAAAAAAGTAA
- a CDS encoding aminopeptidase: MADQRLNKLAKLLVNYSTKVKPGDFVFVSCDEVARPWMVEVVKEAVKAGAHVETVLTSQEVSEIKLKYSSEEQLLQENLIFKTMLEKADVWISAWGSRNTKTNSRIDANKFKMYSQGEASWRKIYSEKMGNGSLRWCGTQFPTYADAQEASMSFSDYEDFVYGAGLLDAKDPVAEWKRISSEQERWVRYLDTKKGLQFISEGTDIKVNISGRKWINCDGKENFPDGEIFTSPVEDGVDGVITFSFPGIYMGKEIEGIVLEVEKGKVVKGSATKGEDLLKALLETDEGAHSFGEVAIGTNYGIVDFTRNMLFDEKIGGTVHMAIGDSMPEAGGLNRSTIHWDMLCNMRNSGEIYADGELFYENGKFIEGILEKYKL, translated from the coding sequence ATGGCTGATCAAAGACTTAACAAACTTGCAAAGCTACTTGTGAATTATTCTACTAAGGTTAAACCAGGTGATTTTGTATTTGTATCTTGTGATGAGGTTGCAAGACCTTGGATGGTAGAGGTAGTAAAGGAAGCTGTGAAGGCAGGTGCTCATGTGGAAACTGTATTAACTTCACAGGAGGTATCAGAAATAAAACTTAAATATAGCAGTGAAGAACAGCTTCTTCAAGAAAATCTGATTTTTAAAACTATGCTTGAAAAAGCAGATGTGTGGATTTCCGCTTGGGGAAGTAGAAATACAAAGACAAATTCAAGAATTGATGCAAATAAATTTAAAATGTATTCCCAAGGGGAAGCGAGTTGGAGAAAAATATATTCTGAGAAGATGGGCAATGGGTCGTTAAGATGGTGTGGCACACAATTTCCTACTTATGCAGATGCTCAGGAAGCTTCAATGAGCTTTAGCGATTACGAGGACTTTGTTTATGGTGCAGGATTACTTGATGCGAAAGATCCAGTAGCAGAATGGAAAAGGATAAGTTCTGAGCAAGAAAGATGGGTTAGATACCTTGATACAAAAAAAGGATTACAGTTTATTTCTGAGGGAACAGATATCAAAGTAAATATATCGGGAAGAAAATGGATAAACTGCGATGGAAAAGAAAATTTTCCAGACGGAGAGATATTTACTTCACCTGTTGAGGACGGAGTGGATGGAGTAATTACCTTTAGCTTTCCAGGAATATATATGGGTAAAGAAATTGAAGGGATAGTTCTAGAGGTTGAAAAAGGAAAGGTGGTTAAAGGATCAGCCACGAAAGGAGAGGACCTACTTAAGGCACTTCTTGAAACGGATGAAGGAGCACATAGCTTTGGTGAGGTAGCTATAGGAACCAACTATGGCATTGTGGATTTTACAAGAAATATGCTTTTTGATGAAAAAATTGGTGGAACGGTGCATATGGCTATTGGCGATTCAATGCCAGAAGCTGGTGGACTAAATAGATCTACTATTCACTGGGATATGCTTTGTAATATGAGAAATAGTGGGGAAATTTATGCGGACGGTGAATTATTCTATGAAAATGGAAAGTTTATTGAAGGCATATTAGAAAAGTATAAATTATAA
- a CDS encoding response regulator transcription factor, with product MEVDILNILIAEDNQDLRQLLELHLIKEAFTVYDAENGLKALEIFKNNEINLAILDVMMPGLDGFNLLRKIRETSEIPVIFLTARGEDSDKILGLGLGADDYMVKPFNPIELIARVHAQLRRSYKYKMALKIPDKLIIQIGDLTFDKNSYSVYKDNKQLECNAKELKLLQIFMENVGRVYTKKQLYEVVWEDAYFCDGDDNTIMVHISHLRDKIEDNPKYPQYLKTIRGIGYKLENNLGLRNKV from the coding sequence ATGGAGGTGGACATCTTAAATATTTTAATAGCAGAGGATAATCAGGATTTAAGGCAACTATTGGAATTACATCTTATAAAAGAAGCCTTTACGGTATATGATGCAGAAAACGGGTTAAAAGCTTTGGAGATATTTAAGAATAACGAAATCAATTTAGCTATTCTTGACGTAATGATGCCAGGGCTTGATGGTTTCAATTTACTGAGAAAGATAAGAGAAACAAGTGAAATCCCTGTAATTTTTTTAACTGCAAGAGGTGAAGATTCAGATAAAATATTAGGACTGGGACTAGGTGCTGATGACTATATGGTCAAACCCTTTAATCCCATTGAACTAATCGCAAGGGTCCATGCGCAACTAAGAAGATCCTACAAGTACAAAATGGCGCTAAAAATACCCGATAAGTTAATTATTCAAATAGGAGATTTAACTTTTGATAAAAATAGTTACAGTGTATATAAAGATAATAAACAATTAGAATGTAATGCAAAGGAGCTAAAATTACTTCAAATTTTTATGGAAAACGTAGGAAGAGTATATACAAAAAAGCAACTTTATGAAGTGGTATGGGAAGATGCTTACTTTTGCGATGGCGATGATAATACAATCATGGTGCATATTAGCCATTTAAGAGACAAGATTGAAGATAACCCAAAGTATCCTCAGTATTTAAAAACTATAAGAGGAATTGGTTATAAGCTGGAAAACAACTTAGGGCTAAGGAATAAAGTATGA
- a CDS encoding cell wall metabolism sensor histidine kinase WalK: protein MKKKKVANMLLLNYLLLFIFSTIIFIIVSLIISVSFKGLIKHDEIPELSASQIMRDDYENIDFSQVLKYKGGVQVIDKNYKVVFSRGINPKNIEQYTKSEFSEFLINSGKHQEEYYYNVRYNNNGDFWLKIVIPIKTQFVNGIFFDKNGIPRAIDNFIFILILGGLINITSFILGLIIYSRLTSNNFVKPLKKLLSGVTTIAGGDYSARVDLRSTNEFGELKDAFNIMAEKIESEKNLKEKSQDNRRKLILDISHDLKTPLSNIMGYSDLLMNNKDISDCDREKFLGIIINNSSRANSLIGDLFELSKMGSSDFKLNLKSVDICEYLRELIASLIPQIEEAGFKYSFEIPFDKKVVLIDVKQMDRALINILNNALKYNKRGTEIKILLKNSFNKVVLEILDNGIGIPLDLSAEIFEPFKRVDSARNSQTGGTGLGLAITKTIIEKHNGRISLETAIGKGCKFIIKLE from the coding sequence ATGAAAAAAAAGAAAGTTGCAAACATGCTTTTGTTAAATTATTTATTACTATTTATTTTTTCTACAATAATCTTCATTATAGTGTCCTTAATCATTTCAGTAAGCTTTAAGGGATTAATAAAACATGATGAAATACCAGAACTATCAGCTTCTCAAATTATGAGAGATGACTATGAGAATATAGATTTTTCTCAGGTTTTAAAATATAAAGGTGGGGTTCAGGTAATTGACAAAAATTATAAGGTTGTTTTTTCAAGGGGAATAAATCCGAAGAATATAGAACAATATACTAAGAGTGAGTTTAGTGAATTCTTAATTAATAGCGGCAAGCATCAAGAAGAATATTATTATAATGTACGCTATAATAACAACGGTGATTTTTGGTTAAAAATAGTTATTCCTATTAAAACTCAATTCGTTAATGGCATTTTTTTCGATAAAAATGGAATTCCTAGAGCCATAGATAATTTTATATTTATTCTAATTTTAGGTGGTTTAATTAATATTACTTCTTTTATCCTTGGGCTTATTATTTACTCACGGTTAACCTCTAATAATTTTGTAAAACCTTTAAAAAAATTATTAAGTGGAGTTACAACAATTGCAGGCGGTGATTATTCTGCCAGGGTTGATTTGAGATCGACAAACGAATTTGGGGAGCTTAAAGATGCTTTCAACATAATGGCAGAAAAAATTGAAAGCGAGAAAAATCTAAAAGAAAAATCTCAAGATAATAGGAGAAAGCTAATACTAGATATATCTCATGATTTAAAAACTCCCCTCTCTAATATAATGGGATACTCTGATTTACTAATGAATAACAAGGATATATCGGACTGTGACAGAGAAAAGTTTTTGGGCATTATTATAAATAATAGTTCAAGAGCCAATAGTTTAATAGGAGATTTATTTGAATTATCTAAAATGGGGAGCTCAGATTTTAAGCTTAATCTTAAAAGCGTAGATATTTGTGAATATTTAAGAGAGCTTATAGCCTCATTAATACCTCAAATCGAAGAGGCTGGTTTTAAATATTCTTTTGAGATACCATTCGATAAAAAAGTTGTTCTTATTGATGTGAAACAAATGGATAGAGCCCTCATTAACATTCTTAATAACGCTTTAAAATATAATAAGCGAGGTACAGAAATAAAAATTTTATTAAAGAATTCTTTTAACAAAGTAGTACTAGAAATTCTGGATAATGGAATTGGAATTCCTCTGGACCTATCCGCGGAAATATTTGAGCCCTTTAAAAGAGTGGATAGCGCAAGGAACTCTCAAACTGGAGGTACGGGCCTCGGACTTGCAATTACTAAGACTATAATCGAGAAACATAATGGACGAATAAGCCTTGAAACTGCTATAGGAAAAGGCTGTAAATTTATCATCAAATTAGAATAA